TGCCTTTTGAATATGCCGCTTTAGATCTTGCCTATCCAATGCCAAACCCATTGTTAAATACTGTTTCAGACCAATACGTTCAACTAAGTTCAAAGTTTGTCGGTGACATAATATCGAATCGGATTTCAGACTTATATCACTCAAAGGATATCCTTGTACAAGGTTTAAATGCTGGAGTTGTAGACATACACTCGAACTCCCTGTTTGCAATTGGTGCGAGTTTTGAAGAAACCGAGAGGGCCAAGATCCAACAAGCATTAACCGAACAACTCGCCTCTTTGCAGCAACATGGTATTAGCCAAGATGAGTTAGATACAGTAAAAAGCAGTTGGACTACGTTCAACGATGAGCTAAAGACCATTATTGATAGTTGGACATCTAAGCAAATAATCGATTACAAATTCGATATGTTGTTAGCGCAGAGTGTTCCCCAAGACCCTATTCAGTACATAGAAGTGCATCGCCAGTTAGCGACGGAAATTACTCTGGAACAGGTTAATCAAGCAATTAAAAAGTTGCTCATCAAAGAGCCTATTATTGGTACTAATGTAAAAAATGGGTCGTTTTCTTTAAATGATATTTATTCGGGATTAGAGCAAAAAACGGACAAGCCACTCGAATTGACAGTAACCAAAGCCCTTGCAGTCCCTAGCTCGAAAGGAAAGGTCTCGTCGATGGAGACCCTGGAAAATGGCTTAGTAAAATGGAAGCTAGCGAATGGCATTGAGGTGCTTTACCTTAACCACAAGGACAGCGGCGATCGTTTTTACGGATGGTTTGGTTCACTGGGTGGTTCATCTGCACTTACCAGAGAGAACATCGCAGCAGGTCAACTGCTACCCTTGATTACGCTCTACAGCGATATTGGACCGCTAACCGCGAAGCAAATTGAACGCGCATTCAGTAAAACAAATAGTTACGTAGAACCGTTTATACGTGACGTTAAGCAGGGTATGTCCTTTGGAAGTAACGAAAAGGGCATTGCTGATGTGTTTTCTGTTGTTCACCATGCGATGTCACTTAACGATGTCGATGACGTTGCGGTTAGTAAAGCGAAAAGCATGGTTATTAATGAACTCAAGCGTTTGAAACAGGATTCGAATGTTCAAAGTGTTAACGATGCACTAAAACTAACCTTTGATAAAGGCAGTCATTTACTCTCAAGAACAGAGCCAGAAATTGCTCTAGTGACAAAAGAGAAAGTTATGGAAGCCTATGACGAGCTTATTAACGTAAATCGTGGGTACAAAATGATGTTGGTGGGTGGTAAAAGTGCTTCTGAAGTGCAGCCGCTGTTAGAGCAGTACATTGCCAATATTCAGTTTAGGGAAGAATCAAAGTACTTATGGCCCACGGTTGAAATACGTGACGGTTTTGCTGATGGCATAACCAATATCGAAAGCCACGATTCACAGGACGGTCAATCGCAAGTCTATCTGATCGCTGTATCTGAGAGAAATGAACCCAGAACCTCAAAAGACGTGTTTGCCGAAGATTTGTTTCAAAGGCTTTTGAACGAGCGTATTTTCCAGACGATACGTTCAGATAACTCCCTTGATTACAATCCGCACGCTTATGGTTTTGCCGATGAAGGCAATGGGATTGCTGCCTGGTCGTTCTTTGCCAATGTTGATCCTAAGGATGAGGCGCGAGCCGCCAAATTGTTTGAAACTGTAGCTAACGACATCTTGAATGGGTTTGAAAAGACAGAAAGGGATCAGGTTGTTGCTCAGCTAAAAAGTGACCTTGCCCCTTGGCTTGATGATCCTGAAGGAGCGAGCTTTATGTTATTTCGATATTGGTTAATGGGTTACGGTATCGATGCGCTTTATAACTATGAGTCTGTGGCTGATAGTATTACTTTAAGTGATCTAGATCGTATGTCTCAACAGGCGCTTGGTCAAAACGCGAGCAAATTTTCTATAAGAATCAATCCTTAATCGGCACTTAATGTGTGTATAAAAATATTTACATGGCGTTTATTGGAAAAAACAGTGAAGAAATTTGCCTTTTTTTATAATTAGTGATTGCACTTCTTGTTCTAAGCAGATAAGTTACGGGAAAGAGCACGATACGAGTCACAAAACGGATTGTGCAGATCGTGCTCAAGTGATTTAGATACAAAGAATAGGAAGAAGTAAGCAATGTTCCAAACTGATGACGTAAGAATTAATAAAGTAAAAGAACTTTTACCACCGGTTGCTGTGTTAGAGAAGTTTCCAGCAACTGAAGTTGCTTCTTCTACCACGTTTAATGCACGTAAAGCGATCCACAACATCCTTCAAGGCGATGATGACAGACTGCTTGTTATTGTTGGTCCATGCTCAATTCATGACCCAGAAGCTGCGGTTGAATACGGTAAGCGCCTAAAAGTTTTACGCGATGAACTTGGCGATCGTCTAGAAATCGTAATGCGAGTCTACTTCGAAAAGCCACGTACTACCGT
This is a stretch of genomic DNA from Vibrio maritimus. It encodes these proteins:
- a CDS encoding M16 family metallopeptidase, producing MKKLQAWFASWALLLLIGCSLENDTPIKPDPGWKIDKLDNGLTVSRYYKSGQPITLRLVVHAGSLQETTQQTGYAHFLEHLFFRVEDVPQQKAAKDALFQAGVSFGPDLNAFTFNEYTSYELAIDNVDMLNDALTWLAYVADAMHITQAMIEQEKGVVLGEMRLRRPDPLPYGQKIYDHLLIGTPLGSHDIIGNRESIENVDITELKAFYKKWYQPQNMELMIAGDWEQSELLAIVNSYFADIQKGEQPRRVLIDPVKFNDTPLVSEALPFEYAALDLAYPMPNPLLNTVSDQYVQLSSKFVGDIISNRISDLYHSKDILVQGLNAGVVDIHSNSLFAIGASFEETERAKIQQALTEQLASLQQHGISQDELDTVKSSWTTFNDELKTIIDSWTSKQIIDYKFDMLLAQSVPQDPIQYIEVHRQLATEITLEQVNQAIKKLLIKEPIIGTNVKNGSFSLNDIYSGLEQKTDKPLELTVTKALAVPSSKGKVSSMETLENGLVKWKLANGIEVLYLNHKDSGDRFYGWFGSLGGSSALTRENIAAGQLLPLITLYSDIGPLTAKQIERAFSKTNSYVEPFIRDVKQGMSFGSNEKGIADVFSVVHHAMSLNDVDDVAVSKAKSMVINELKRLKQDSNVQSVNDALKLTFDKGSHLLSRTEPEIALVTKEKVMEAYDELINVNRGYKMMLVGGKSASEVQPLLEQYIANIQFREESKYLWPTVEIRDGFADGITNIESHDSQDGQSQVYLIAVSERNEPRTSKDVFAEDLFQRLLNERIFQTIRSDNSLDYNPHAYGFADEGNGIAAWSFFANVDPKDEARAAKLFETVANDILNGFEKTERDQVVAQLKSDLAPWLDDPEGASFMLFRYWLMGYGIDALYNYESVADSITLSDLDRMSQQALGQNASKFSIRINP